The Heliorestis convoluta genome includes the window AACTTACCACTCTGGATTGAAGAACTCGATAACAAACATCCGTTACGTCAAAAATTTGAGAGTGCTGTTCGTGATACAATCGCACAAGTAAAGCGTTTGCGAGATATTGATATGGCTGTAGAGGCCCTGGCCAATTACGATTTTGTGCAGGATGTCTTCCTAGAGCAAATGGATTTGGGCAATGGTGCTGCCACCATTGAAATGACAGCACCAGAAGGCATGTTCTATCAAGTTCTGCAAGATGAAACAGGCTTTACCATTACAGGCGATCATGATCTACTGCGTCTAATGAAAGATCTTGCCTTAGCGAAAAAAGAATATGACAAAGTCGCTACGGCTTTAGAAGATGTACGTCAAGAAGGATATGGTGTCGTCAACCCCAGCCTTGAAGAGATGTATCTCGAAGAGCCTGAACTGATTAAGCAGGGAAATCGCTTTGGTGTCAAACTAAAAGCGAGTGCGCCTTCATTGCATATTATAAGAGCGGATATTACAACAGAAATCACTCCAATTATTGGGACTGAAAAGCAATGCGAAGAACTGGTTCGCTACATCCTTGAAGAGTTCGAAGAAAATCCGCAAAAAATCTGGGAATCAAATATCTTTGGCAAGTCTCTCCACGATTTAGTACGAGAAGGTGTTCAGAACAAGTTACAAAGAATGCCTGATAATATACAAGGCAAACTACAAGATACACTTCAAAGAATTGTCAATGAAGGAAATGGTGGACTTATCTGCATTATTATTTAATAAAGAAAAGCCGGGAAAAGCTCCCGGCTTTTTTCCCTGTCATAATCAAGCAGGGATTTTGTTATGGAAGTGGTATTAATGTAGTATATATTATCATAAGGTCCTCTAAGCCAAAGCACCTAGCTTGTGCAACAGTGGCTTACTTTGAAATGAAAGTTCGAAAGGGGTCTTTTTATTAAGATGAAGATGATTGTAGTTAACGGAAGTCCCAATCCCCAAGGAAATACAGCAACATTATTACAAGCTGTTGTTGATGAATTAGAAAAAAATCAAGTAACTGTGCAGTGGCTTCAGGCTGCAGAATTAATCGCAAGTGCACGTCATCCTTTCTGTACGGCCTGTTCCACCCCTTGCTCTGCTGTTTGTTACAAAGGAACAAATCTCGAGCAAGCTTTTGATGATATATCCCAAGCCGACGCTGTAATTTTTGGAAGCCCTGTCTACTTTGGAACTGTCAGTGGACAGTTGAAAGCTTTTTTTGATAAAACGAGAAAAATTCGTGGGCAGAAAGCTTGGCTTGGATTACCGGCTTCCGCTGTAACAACAGGGGCTTCTCGTTTTGGCGGACAAGAAACGACGGTGCGAGCCCTTCATGACATGATGCTGGTACAAGGCATGACAGTCCTAGGCGATGGTCATATTGAACATGATTGTGGTCACTTTGGTGCGTCGGCACAAAGACCGGTCGATCAAGATCAGGATGGGCTTTTGCGGGCAAAAATTCTGGCCAAACGTATGATGGAAGCGGCAAGGCAATATAAGCAAAGGAAATAACTCCGAAAGCGTAAAGCGAGGATGGTGAGTACAGTGGTCTTGCGAGAAGTGCTAGAATGCCGAGAAGAGGAGATGCTATCTCCTTTTGCCTGCAAAGCTGGCAAAAGTAAAGGACGGCTTCGCGCAGAAAAGGAATGTCATATAAGAACGGCTTATCAACGAGATCGTGATAGAATTATACATTCCAAATCCTTTCGTAGATTAAAGCATAAGACGCAAGTCTTTATATCTCCAGAAGGTGACCACTTTCGTACTCGACTAACTCATACCTTAGAAGTGGCTCAAATTGCAAGAACCATTGCTCGAGCACTTGCTCTGAATGAAGATTTAACAGAAGCAATTGCTCTGGGCCATGACCTAGGCCACACTCCCTTTGGTCACGCCGGCGAAGAAGCCCTAGACCGAGTTTTCCCTCCCGGTTTTTCTCATAGCAAACAAAGTTTACGCGTCGTTGATGTTTTAGAACAAAAAAATGGACTCAATCTTACCTGGGAAGTCCGTGATGGTATCGCCAACCACTCCAGTCATGGACGACCTTCCACATTAGAAGGACAGATAGTGCGCTGGGCCGACCGATTTGCCTACATCAATCATGATATTGACGATGCCATTCGTGGTGGCATTATTAAAGAGCAGGAGTTACCGGAAAAGTATGTTAAAGTTCTAGGAGATCGCCATCGTAGCCGGATCAATACCATGGTTATGGATATGATTGAAGCTTCATGGAACCAGGAAGAGATTCGTCTTAGCCGAGAAGTGGAAGAAGCCATCTGTTCTTTACGGGATTATATGTTTAAGAATGTCTATATAGGATCTGCCGCGAAAAGAGAAGAAACAAAAGCCAAAGACTTGGTGATTTCTCTTTATCAATTCTTTTTGGCGCAACCACACCTATTACCAACAGAATTTCAGAAAATGATCGATGGCTTTGGATTAGAAAGAGCGGTTGTCGACTATATCTCCGGCATGACGGACCGCTTTGCATTAAAAACATATGAAAAATACTTTTTACCCTCTCCTTGGTTCGTTGGTAGGGACTAGATCGCAAGAACATTAGATATAATATAAAAGATAAGAAGAAGTATATTAAAAAAATGTCGAAAATATGGAGGAAATGTTCTTTTTACCTAGAATAGAAAGATGAGAATTCTGCCTGGAGAGGTAAAGCAGGATTTATGCGAAAGATGGCGAATCTTTTATAAGGTGATGTACTTTGCGCGATCCCCAAACAATAGAAGAGATTCGTCATCGTATTGACATTGTGGAAGTGATCTCCCAATATGTTCCTCTCAAAAGACAGGGAAATCGTTTTGTAGGACTTTGTCCTTTCCATCAAGAAAAGACACCGTCTTTTTCAGTGTCTCAGGATAAGCAGTTTTTTCACTGCTTTGGTTGTGGTACTGGCGGCGATGTCTTTACATTTGTCATGCTGCAGGAGAATCTTACCTTTCCAGAGTCTCTCAAAAGACTGGCAGAGCAAGCGGGAGTTTCACTACCCGAGGCAGATCGAACGCCAGCCCAAGAAGCAGCTCGACGAATGATAGAAAAAGGACGAGCGCTTCATAAAAGAACGGCAGAGCTTTTCTTACAGTGTCTTCGAGAAGATCCCCAGGGACGTCAAGGACGGGAATACTTACACAAAAGAGGTGTCAGTGACCAGGTTGCTGTAGCCTTTGGCTTGGGATTTGCTCCTCTTCAATGGGAGTTTTTGACGAAGCAACTTGTTCAAGAAGGCTATAGTCCTGAAGAGTTGGAACGTTTTGGCCTTGTTGTCAGAAGGGCAGGCGGAGAAGGCTATTACGATCGATTTCGAAATCGCCTAATCTTTCCGATTTTTGACAACCAGGGTCGGCCGATAGCTTTTGGTGGTCGTGTACTAGGCGATGAAATGCCGAAGTACTTGAACTCACCAGAAACGCCTTTGTACAAGAAGGGGCAGCAACTCTATGGACTACATGTGGCAGGACCTTCCATACGAGAAAAAGGCTTGGCCATTCTTGTGGAAGGCTACATGGATGTAATTGCTTGTCACCAACATGGAATTACACAAGCTGTAGCAACACTAGGAACAGCTCTAACAGCTGAACAAGGTCGTCTGTTGTTACGATACAGCTCTTCTATTTTAATTCTTTACGATGGTGATAGAGCAGGAATTGCAGCGACAGAGAAAGCTGGTCTAATATTGACCTCTATGGGTGCTCGGGTGCAGGTCTTGCAATTACAGGATGGGATGGATCCCGACGATTTCTTACAAAGCCAAGGTGCTGAACAACTATGGAAAGTGATCGATAAGGCACCTTCTTACTTTGAATACCGCTATGAACAAGTTCGCCAACGCCATGGCCCTACGTCAATTCAAAGTAAAGTTGCATCGATTCGAGAATTGGCACCGGATCTACTAGCCATTCCAAGTGCCGTAGAGCAAGAAGCAACGGTACAATGGCTGGCTAGGCAAGTCGGTTTATCAGAAAGCTCAATTGTAGAAGAATTGCGAAGTCTATCTCAAGGGGGACCTTCTTATTCAAGGGATAGAAAGGAAAATCCATGGCATACTAATTCTATCCAAAGGAACATATCGCAGGATTCTGAAGGTAGAGAGAGAAGAAGTTATTCGTACGATTCTACTTCCATCGATGCAGAAGAAAGCAGCCGACTTGCACAAGCATGGCGCTATCTAATATATTGGATGATCGGGGAGGCACAGCGAATTGGCTGGGTACGAGATCGTATGAACGAAGAAATCCCAACGCTTTACGAGCCTATAAAGGAGATCGTAGAGTCTTTGATGACGATAGAACAACACAAGACCGGTTCTGTCGTTAGAGAAGTAACAGAGGCATTAAAAACGGATAAAGCCAGGCGCTATTTGAGTGCCTTGCTTGTCGACGATCCAGCACCTGCCTGGGAAAATCATGTCATTGAGGACTGTATTAACACAATACGGTACGGGTGGTTACTCGAAGAAATAGGGCGACTAGAGAGACAAATCAATCGTTGCTACCAAGAACAAGATGACCAAGAACTGCGGCATCTATTACCACAACTGGCGAAATTACAGCAACTAAGAAGTCGAGCTGGTCGCATACATGGAACGGTGCCTTTAGGTGGTCGGCAGGATCAACGGTCCTGGTCTAAGGGGGGAACCACAGATGAAAGAAGAGCAGAAAGATGAACAGGCAAAACAACTTCAAAATGTACAAGATCTGATTTCCAGAGGCAAGCAGAAAGGTCTCCTCACATACCAAGAAATCATGGATGCTCTGCAAGGTGTGGAAATGACAACAGAGCAAATTGATGAAGTCTACGAACAACTTGGTAATCTGGGGATCGACGTTGTTCCAGACAACACAGAAGAAACGCTTGATAAGGGCGAGGAGCCGATCATTCGAGAAGAAGAGGAAATCGAGGTCGACCTTTCTGTTCCCGAGGGAGTAGGGATCGACGATCCTGTTCGAATGTACTTAAAGGAGATCGGGCGGGTTCCCTTATTATCAGCAGAAGAAGAGATAGAACTTGCCAAAGCGATGGAAGAAGGCGACGAAGAAGCAAAAAGAAGGCTTGCAGAAGCGAACCTTCGACTTGTTGTGTCTATCGCCAAACGATATGTAGGCAGAGGTATGCTATTTCTTGATCTGATTCAAGAAGGAAACCTAGGACTGATCAAAGCAGTTGAAAAATTTGACTATCGGAAGGGTTACAAGTTTTCAACCTATGCGACTTGGTGGATTCGTCAGGCTATTACGAGAGCAATTGCAGATCAAGCAAGAACAATTCGTATTCCCGTACACATGGTAGAAACGATCAACAAATTGATTCGTGTGTCAAGACAACTGTTGCAAGAATACGGAAGAGAGCCTTTGCCTGAAGAAATCGCCAAAGAAATGGAAATTCCTGTAGAGAGAGTCCGAGAGATTATGAAGATCGCCCAGGAACCAGTATCTTTGGAGACGCCGATTGGTGAAGAAGAAGACTCTCACTTGGGAGATTTTATTGAAGATCAAGATGCACCAGCTCCAGCTGAAGCGGCTTCTTTTATCTTATTAAAGGAACAACTAGAAGAAGTGCTCGAAACATTGACTCCACGAGAAATGAAAGTATTGCGATTGCGCTTTGGTTTAGACGATGGCCGATCTCGAACTTTAGAAGAAGTGGGTCAGGAGTTCGGTGTAACTCGTGAGCGTATACGACAAATTGAAGCAAAAGCTTTACGAAAGCTACGCCATCCCAGTCGCAGCAAAAAATTAAAAGATTATTTGGATTAAATAGGCTATTGACGAATGGTGGATCCTATAATATAATCTATAAGGACTTAAGAGACATCCCCACTTCGGATGAGGGATGTCGTGACGGGCCTATAGCTCAGCGGTAGAGCGGCCGGCTCATAACCGGTTGGTCCCTGGTTCGATCCCAGGTGGGCCCACCAATAATGGTGTTAAGCACCCCTTTGCCTATTCAGGCAAAGGGGTTTTTGACTTTTATAGCCCTCTTCGTGCTAACCCCCCATGCCCGGTCGGGCACAACCAATGATGAAAATCAATATTTCCTGATCACATTGGGGTTACTTCATAGAGGGGCCCGGTCATCACGCTTTCCTCCGCTCTGGACTGGTCCCACGCTGTTACCGCCAGCTTGCTGCCGCTCATGGCGTGGGATGAGTCCGTTCGGAAGGAAATCATAACGCCTGACCCCACCACAGAGTATCTATTTCATAATAAAAGGCATTTACCCCATTGAGGTTGATAAATAGACAGAGAGGAATTGTAAACCATGGATTTAAGTATGCGCCTTGCTCGGTTGGCAGAGCTGGTACCCGCATCGACGGTATTAGCCGATGTAGGAACCGATCATGCCTATTTGCCTGTCTCCCTTGTCAAGTCTGGGAAAATAGATAGAGCCATTGCTATAGATGTTCATCAAGGTCCAGCAGA containing:
- the spoIVA gene encoding stage IV sporulation protein A, giving the protein MEKLDIFRDISDRTGGDIYIGVVGPVRTGKSTFIKRFMEHLVLPNIKNIHDKERARDELPQSGAGRTITTTEPKFIPNEAVEIGVKSGIKMRVRMVDCVGYTVEGALGYEEEEGPRMVMTPWSENEMPFQDAAEMGTRKVIADHSTIGVVMTTDGSISDIPREAYVEAEERVIEELKELQKPYIIILNSLHPHAKETVEMAYTLESYYQVPVLPLNVATLTQDDILKILEEALYEFPVTEVNINLPLWIEELDNKHPLRQKFESAVRDTIAQVKRLRDIDMAVEALANYDFVQDVFLEQMDLGNGAATIEMTAPEGMFYQVLQDETGFTITGDHDLLRLMKDLALAKKEYDKVATALEDVRQEGYGVVNPSLEEMYLEEPELIKQGNRFGVKLKASAPSLHIIRADITTEITPIIGTEKQCEELVRYILEEFEENPQKIWESNIFGKSLHDLVREGVQNKLQRMPDNIQGKLQDTLQRIVNEGNGGLICIII
- a CDS encoding flavodoxin family protein; its protein translation is MKMIVVNGSPNPQGNTATLLQAVVDELEKNQVTVQWLQAAELIASARHPFCTACSTPCSAVCYKGTNLEQAFDDISQADAVIFGSPVYFGTVSGQLKAFFDKTRKIRGQKAWLGLPASAVTTGASRFGGQETTVRALHDMMLVQGMTVLGDGHIEHDCGHFGASAQRPVDQDQDGLLRAKILAKRMMEAARQYKQRK
- a CDS encoding deoxyguanosinetriphosphate triphosphohydrolase, with translation MVLREVLECREEEMLSPFACKAGKSKGRLRAEKECHIRTAYQRDRDRIIHSKSFRRLKHKTQVFISPEGDHFRTRLTHTLEVAQIARTIARALALNEDLTEAIALGHDLGHTPFGHAGEEALDRVFPPGFSHSKQSLRVVDVLEQKNGLNLTWEVRDGIANHSSHGRPSTLEGQIVRWADRFAYINHDIDDAIRGGIIKEQELPEKYVKVLGDRHRSRINTMVMDMIEASWNQEEIRLSREVEEAICSLRDYMFKNVYIGSAAKREETKAKDLVISLYQFFLAQPHLLPTEFQKMIDGFGLERAVVDYISGMTDRFALKTYEKYFLPSPWFVGRD
- the dnaG gene encoding DNA primase, with translation MRDPQTIEEIRHRIDIVEVISQYVPLKRQGNRFVGLCPFHQEKTPSFSVSQDKQFFHCFGCGTGGDVFTFVMLQENLTFPESLKRLAEQAGVSLPEADRTPAQEAARRMIEKGRALHKRTAELFLQCLREDPQGRQGREYLHKRGVSDQVAVAFGLGFAPLQWEFLTKQLVQEGYSPEELERFGLVVRRAGGEGYYDRFRNRLIFPIFDNQGRPIAFGGRVLGDEMPKYLNSPETPLYKKGQQLYGLHVAGPSIREKGLAILVEGYMDVIACHQHGITQAVATLGTALTAEQGRLLLRYSSSILILYDGDRAGIAATEKAGLILTSMGARVQVLQLQDGMDPDDFLQSQGAEQLWKVIDKAPSYFEYRYEQVRQRHGPTSIQSKVASIRELAPDLLAIPSAVEQEATVQWLARQVGLSESSIVEELRSLSQGGPSYSRDRKENPWHTNSIQRNISQDSEGRERRSYSYDSTSIDAEESSRLAQAWRYLIYWMIGEAQRIGWVRDRMNEEIPTLYEPIKEIVESLMTIEQHKTGSVVREVTEALKTDKARRYLSALLVDDPAPAWENHVIEDCINTIRYGWLLEEIGRLERQINRCYQEQDDQELRHLLPQLAKLQQLRSRAGRIHGTVPLGGRQDQRSWSKGGTTDERRAER
- the rpoD gene encoding RNA polymerase sigma factor RpoD — encoded protein: MKEEQKDEQAKQLQNVQDLISRGKQKGLLTYQEIMDALQGVEMTTEQIDEVYEQLGNLGIDVVPDNTEETLDKGEEPIIREEEEIEVDLSVPEGVGIDDPVRMYLKEIGRVPLLSAEEEIELAKAMEEGDEEAKRRLAEANLRLVVSIAKRYVGRGMLFLDLIQEGNLGLIKAVEKFDYRKGYKFSTYATWWIRQAITRAIADQARTIRIPVHMVETINKLIRVSRQLLQEYGREPLPEEIAKEMEIPVERVREIMKIAQEPVSLETPIGEEEDSHLGDFIEDQDAPAPAEAASFILLKEQLEEVLETLTPREMKVLRLRFGLDDGRSRTLEEVGQEFGVTRERIRQIEAKALRKLRHPSRSKKLKDYLD